A genomic stretch from Hymenobacter psoromatis includes:
- a CDS encoding transposase — MKQRTGSHSVHRLEVHLVWSTKYRYKVLVGEVQLRCRDLLRQTCNTLDVQILKGVVSKDHIHLHVSYPASLGVSDLMRRLKGRSAKLLLQEFPELKRRYWGGHFWGIGYGAWSVGNITDELLEAYLNHHKDQPNGDENFILE, encoded by the coding sequence ATGAAGCAGCGGACAGGTAGTCATTCGGTTCATCGGTTAGAAGTGCATCTGGTCTGGAGCACCAAGTATCGTTATAAAGTACTGGTTGGCGAGGTGCAACTGCGTTGTCGGGACTTATTGCGGCAGACATGCAATACGCTGGACGTGCAGATTCTCAAAGGGGTGGTGAGTAAAGACCACATTCATTTGCACGTATCATATCCGGCTTCGTTGGGGGTGAGCGACTTAATGCGGCGGTTGAAAGGTCGGAGCGCCAAGCTCTTATTACAAGAATTCCCCGAACTCAAGCGCCGGTACTGGGGCGGTCATTTCTGGGGGATTGGGTACGGGGCGTGGAGCGTAGGTAACATCACGGACGAATTGCTAGAAGCCTATTTGAACCATCACAAAGACCAGCCGAATGGGGACGAGAATTTTATTCTGGAATAA
- a CDS encoding magnesium transporter, producing MALAATLTPTENVRALLAQHDFRALKAALADWPAPDLARFVAQQPEAQLLILFRLLPLHQAAAVFGYLAPVVQNQLLGHLAPEQVTAILNDMAPDDRTGLFQRLPAAFVKTQVERLAPEERRVTLELLGFPHDSVGRLMTPDYIAISDDWTMTQVFDYIRRHGASAETVTMLYVVDEHGKLLDDVHIREFLVAEPTARVQQVRNNIFVCLDALQSQDAALADFRRYQRVALPVTNAAGVLLGIVTLDDILTLREREDTRDMQKLGGSESLDEPYLEIPLAKMVKKRAGWLVVLFLGEMFTATAMGFFEGEIEKAVVLALFVPLVISSGGNAGSQATSLIIRAMSLGEVTVGRWWQVMRRELLAGLALGVILGIVGTIRIALWQGLHLRDYGPHWVPLALAVGFALVGIVLWGSLAGSMLPLLLRKVGFDPATSSAPFVATLVDVTGLVIYFTVAYLFLHGTLL from the coding sequence ATGGCCCTCGCTGCTACCCTTACACCTACTGAAAACGTGCGCGCGCTCCTCGCTCAGCACGATTTTCGCGCCCTCAAAGCCGCCCTGGCCGACTGGCCCGCGCCCGACCTGGCCCGCTTCGTGGCCCAGCAGCCCGAAGCGCAGCTGCTTATCCTGTTCCGGCTGCTGCCGCTACATCAGGCGGCGGCCGTGTTTGGCTACCTGGCCCCGGTGGTGCAAAACCAGCTGCTCGGCCACCTGGCACCCGAGCAGGTAACGGCCATTCTCAACGACATGGCCCCCGACGACCGCACGGGCCTGTTTCAGCGCCTGCCGGCAGCCTTCGTCAAAACGCAGGTTGAGCGCCTGGCCCCCGAAGAGCGCCGCGTGACGCTGGAGCTGCTGGGCTTCCCGCACGACAGCGTGGGCCGCCTGATGACGCCCGACTACATCGCCATCAGCGACGACTGGACCATGACGCAGGTCTTCGACTATATTCGGCGGCACGGGGCTAGCGCCGAAACCGTGACGATGCTCTACGTGGTGGATGAGCATGGCAAACTGCTTGACGACGTGCACATTCGGGAGTTTCTGGTGGCCGAGCCCACGGCCCGCGTGCAGCAGGTGCGCAACAATATTTTCGTGTGCCTCGATGCCCTGCAAAGCCAGGATGCGGCCCTGGCCGACTTCCGCCGCTACCAGCGCGTGGCCCTACCCGTCACCAACGCGGCGGGCGTGCTGCTGGGCATCGTCACCCTCGACGACATCCTGACCCTGCGCGAGCGCGAAGACACCCGCGACATGCAAAAGCTCGGCGGCTCCGAATCGCTGGACGAGCCTTACCTGGAAATTCCGCTGGCTAAAATGGTGAAAAAGCGCGCCGGCTGGCTGGTCGTGCTCTTTCTGGGCGAGATGTTTACGGCCACCGCAATGGGCTTTTTTGAGGGCGAAATCGAGAAGGCCGTGGTGCTGGCCCTGTTCGTGCCGCTGGTCATCAGCAGCGGTGGCAATGCCGGCTCGCAGGCCACCTCGCTCATCATCCGGGCCATGAGCCTGGGCGAAGTAACCGTGGGCCGCTGGTGGCAGGTGATGCGCCGCGAGCTGCTGGCCGGCCTCGCGCTGGGCGTGATTCTGGGCATCGTGGGCACCATTCGCATTGCGCTCTGGCAGGGCCTGCACCTGCGCGACTACGGCCCGCACTGGGTGCCGCTGGCCCTGGCCGTGGGCTTCGCGCTGGTGGGCATCGTGCTGTGGGGCTCGCTGGCCGGCTCCATGCTGCCGCTGCTGCTGCGCAAGGTCGGCTTCGACCCGGCCACCTCCTCGGCCCCGTTCGTGGCGACTCTGGTGGACGTGACGGGGCTGGTTATCTACTTCACCGTGGCGTATCTCTTTCTGCACGGCACCTTGCTGTAG
- a CDS encoding GNAT family acetyltransferase, which translates to MTTSPTLRRGQEADLPRVLALIQELAVFERAPEAVTNTLDMMRRDGFGPAPIFGFFVLENGDDLVGLALFYTAYSTWKGRMLFLEDLVVTEAARRGGYGRQLFDAVVAEAQRTGAQRMKWQVLDWNEPAIAFYKKLGATIESEWLNGNLSAEELRDYRFAGSKEVVK; encoded by the coding sequence ATGACAACCTCCCCTACCCTCCGCCGCGGCCAGGAAGCCGACCTGCCCCGCGTGCTGGCCCTCATTCAGGAGCTGGCCGTGTTTGAGCGCGCCCCCGAGGCCGTGACCAATACCCTCGACATGATGCGCCGCGACGGCTTCGGTCCCGCGCCGATTTTTGGCTTTTTCGTGCTTGAAAACGGCGACGACCTCGTGGGGCTGGCGTTATTTTACACCGCCTACTCGACCTGGAAGGGCCGCATGCTCTTCTTAGAAGACCTGGTGGTGACCGAGGCCGCCCGGCGCGGGGGCTACGGCCGCCAGCTCTTCGACGCCGTGGTGGCCGAAGCCCAGCGCACGGGCGCCCAGCGCATGAAGTGGCAGGTACTCGACTGGAACGAGCCCGCCATCGCCTTCTACAAAAAGCTCGGTGCCACCATCGAAAGCGAGTGGCTCAACGGCAACCTTAGCGCCGAGGAGCTGCGCGATTATCGGTTTGCGGGGAGCAAGGAGGTGGTAAAATAG
- a CDS encoding energy-dependent translational throttle protein EttA, which translates to MSDQPTIIFSMAGVSKIYPPQKQVLKNIYLSFFYGAKIGVLGLNGSGKSSLLKIIAGVDKQFQGEVVFSPGYSVGYLEQEPQLGPAKTVRDVVEEGVAETVALLKEFDEINEAFGAEDADFDKLLERQGTVQERLDQLDAWNLDSKLERAMDALRTPPQEAIIGTLSGGEKRRVALCRLLLQEPDVLLLDEPTNHLDAESVLWLEQHLQQYKGTVIAVTHDRYFLDNVAGWILELDRGTGIPWKGNYSSWLEQKTERMAKEENTESKRAKTLQRELEWVRMSPKARQSKGKARLANYDKLASEEAKDKEQKLELFIPDGPRLGAQVIEAENLRKAFGDKLLFENLSFSLPQGGIVGIIGPNGAGKTTLFRLITDQMQPDAGTFEVGPTVQTAYIDQQHDSLDPSKSVFDTITGGTETMLLAGRPVNSRAYVSKFNFGGGDQEKKVGTLSGGEKNRVHLAMTLKQGANLLLLDEPTNDLDVNAIRALEDALENFAGCAVIISHDRWFLDRLATHILAFEGDSEVVWFEGNFSDYEEAKRKRLGDVEPKRVRYKKLG; encoded by the coding sequence ATGTCCGACCAGCCCACCATTATCTTCAGCATGGCCGGGGTAAGCAAGATTTACCCGCCCCAGAAGCAAGTTCTCAAAAATATCTACCTCTCGTTTTTCTACGGTGCCAAAATCGGCGTGCTCGGCCTCAACGGCTCGGGCAAGTCGAGCCTGTTGAAAATTATCGCCGGCGTCGATAAGCAGTTTCAGGGCGAAGTCGTGTTTTCGCCCGGCTACTCGGTGGGCTACCTGGAGCAGGAGCCCCAGCTCGGCCCCGCCAAAACCGTGCGCGACGTGGTGGAGGAAGGCGTGGCCGAAACCGTGGCCCTGCTCAAGGAATTTGACGAAATAAACGAGGCTTTCGGGGCCGAAGACGCCGACTTCGACAAGCTGCTCGAACGCCAGGGAACGGTGCAGGAACGCCTCGACCAGCTCGACGCCTGGAACCTCGACAGCAAGCTGGAGCGCGCGATGGATGCCCTGCGCACCCCGCCGCAGGAGGCCATTATCGGCACGCTCTCGGGCGGTGAGAAGCGCCGCGTGGCGCTGTGCCGCCTGCTGCTGCAAGAGCCTGACGTGCTGCTGCTTGACGAGCCCACCAACCACCTCGACGCCGAAAGCGTGCTGTGGCTGGAGCAGCACTTGCAGCAGTATAAAGGCACCGTAATTGCCGTGACCCACGACCGCTACTTCCTCGACAACGTGGCCGGCTGGATTCTGGAGCTGGACCGCGGCACCGGCATTCCGTGGAAGGGCAACTACAGCAGCTGGCTGGAGCAGAAAACCGAGCGCATGGCCAAGGAGGAAAACACCGAAAGCAAGCGCGCCAAAACCTTGCAGCGCGAGCTGGAATGGGTGCGGATGTCGCCCAAAGCTCGCCAGAGCAAAGGCAAAGCCCGCCTCGCCAACTACGACAAGCTGGCCAGCGAAGAAGCCAAGGACAAGGAGCAGAAACTTGAGCTGTTTATTCCCGATGGCCCGCGCCTGGGTGCGCAAGTCATTGAGGCTGAGAACCTGCGCAAGGCTTTTGGCGACAAGCTGCTGTTTGAGAACCTGAGCTTTTCCCTACCCCAGGGCGGCATCGTGGGCATCATCGGGCCCAACGGCGCGGGTAAAACCACGCTTTTCCGCCTGATAACCGACCAGATGCAGCCCGACGCCGGCACCTTCGAGGTCGGCCCCACGGTGCAAACGGCCTACATCGACCAGCAGCACGACTCGCTCGACCCCAGCAAGTCGGTGTTCGACACCATCACGGGCGGCACCGAAACGATGCTGCTCGCCGGCCGGCCGGTGAATTCGCGGGCCTACGTGAGCAAGTTCAACTTCGGCGGCGGCGACCAGGAGAAGAAAGTCGGCACGCTCTCGGGCGGCGAGAAAAACCGCGTTCACCTGGCCATGACTCTTAAGCAGGGCGCCAACCTGCTGCTGCTCGACGAGCCCACCAACGACCTGGACGTGAACGCCATCCGGGCGCTGGAAGACGCGCTGGAAAACTTCGCCGGCTGCGCCGTTATCATCAGCCACGACCGCTGGTTTCTCGACCGGCTCGCTACCCACATTCTGGCCTTCGAAGGCGACTCGGAAGTGGTGTGGTTTGAAGGCAATTTCTCGGATTACGAAGAAGCCAAGCGCAAGCGCCTCGGCGACGTGGAGCCCAAGCGCGTTCGGTATAAAAAGCTGGGGTAG
- a CDS encoding metalloendopeptidase gives MKNYLYLPLLAALATACNSSSTSSSASAGKQPDLLRAALDTTVAPGDDFFSYANGTWIKNHPIPASESNAGIGIEVQKEVYARLRATSIEAAKASAAAGSNQQKIGDFWAVGIDSVKADKLGSTPIKPELDRIAAIKTAADVPGVIAHEIRLGVRALIGPRVNQDEKNSDKMALYLYQSGLGLPNRDYYFNTDNRTKGIRRAYVRHVASMFKLLGQDSTTANASAAKVMALETTLAKSSRKLADLRDPYKNYHKMTLAQLDKLTPGISWKSWLGQLGVTSVDSVIVGQPEFYQTVGQLLKTKSVDDWKAYLSWQLAREYAPTLSQPFVEENFRFYGTQLRGAKAMRPRWKRVLDMEEDALGDALGQLFVKEYFKPEAKARYDTLVKNVMSSFAQHIQNVDWMSAPTKVVALNKLHAIMPKVGYPTKWKDYSNLKIDRSSLAANVMRANEWQYNYQLNKLGKPVDRTEWGMTPQTYNAYYNPSNNEIVLPAAAFAIPTLLDADADDALVYGYAGASTIGHELTHGFDDQGSQYDAHGNLHEWWSKADRQHFNQRVNVIVKQFNHYTLLDSMHINGKATAGENIADLGGIVIGLDAFKKTKEYKEGKKVAGLTPVQRYFLGYALGWQMHVRDEALASQLLTDVHSPAQYRVNGPMADVPAFYDAFGVKPGQKLYIPDSARVKIW, from the coding sequence ATGAAAAATTACCTGTATCTGCCGTTGCTCGCCGCCCTGGCCACGGCCTGTAATTCGTCGTCCACGTCGTCGTCGGCCAGTGCGGGCAAGCAGCCCGACTTGCTGCGCGCCGCCCTCGACACGACGGTGGCGCCAGGCGACGATTTTTTCAGCTACGCCAACGGCACCTGGATTAAAAACCATCCCATTCCGGCCTCCGAAAGCAACGCCGGCATCGGCATTGAGGTGCAGAAGGAAGTGTATGCCCGCTTGCGCGCGACCAGCATCGAAGCCGCCAAAGCCAGCGCCGCCGCCGGCAGCAACCAGCAGAAAATCGGCGATTTCTGGGCCGTGGGCATTGATTCGGTGAAGGCCGATAAGCTGGGCTCCACGCCCATTAAGCCCGAGCTGGACCGCATCGCGGCCATCAAAACGGCGGCCGACGTGCCGGGCGTCATCGCCCACGAAATCCGGCTGGGCGTGCGCGCCCTCATCGGCCCGCGCGTGAACCAGGACGAGAAGAACAGCGACAAGATGGCGCTCTACCTCTACCAAAGCGGCCTGGGCCTGCCCAACCGCGACTATTATTTCAACACCGACAACCGCACCAAGGGCATCCGCCGCGCCTACGTGCGCCACGTGGCCAGCATGTTTAAGCTGCTGGGCCAGGACTCGACCACGGCCAATGCCAGCGCCGCCAAGGTGATGGCGCTGGAAACCACGCTGGCCAAGTCGTCGCGCAAGCTCGCCGACTTGCGCGACCCGTATAAAAACTACCACAAGATGACCCTGGCCCAGCTCGACAAGCTGACGCCCGGCATCAGCTGGAAATCCTGGCTGGGCCAGCTGGGCGTCACCAGTGTCGATAGCGTCATCGTGGGCCAGCCCGAGTTTTACCAGACCGTGGGTCAACTCCTGAAAACCAAGTCGGTAGATGACTGGAAGGCCTACCTCAGCTGGCAATTGGCCCGCGAGTACGCGCCTACCCTTAGTCAGCCTTTCGTAGAGGAGAACTTCCGATTCTACGGCACGCAGCTGCGCGGGGCCAAGGCCATGCGCCCCCGCTGGAAGCGCGTGCTCGACATGGAAGAAGATGCCCTGGGCGATGCGCTGGGCCAATTATTCGTGAAAGAATACTTCAAGCCCGAGGCCAAAGCCCGCTACGATACGCTGGTAAAAAACGTGATGTCGTCGTTTGCCCAGCACATTCAAAACGTGGACTGGATGAGCGCGCCCACCAAAGTAGTGGCCCTCAACAAGCTCCACGCCATTATGCCCAAAGTGGGCTACCCCACTAAGTGGAAGGATTATTCGAACCTGAAAATAGACCGCAGCTCGCTGGCCGCCAACGTGATGCGAGCCAACGAGTGGCAGTATAACTACCAGCTCAACAAGCTGGGCAAGCCCGTGGACCGCACCGAATGGGGCATGACGCCCCAGACATACAACGCCTACTACAACCCCAGCAACAACGAGATTGTGCTGCCCGCCGCCGCCTTCGCCATCCCTACCCTGCTCGACGCCGACGCCGACGACGCGCTCGTGTACGGCTACGCCGGGGCCAGCACCATCGGCCACGAGCTGACCCACGGCTTCGATGACCAGGGCAGCCAGTACGACGCCCACGGCAACCTTCACGAGTGGTGGAGCAAGGCCGACCGCCAGCACTTCAACCAACGGGTTAATGTGATTGTCAAGCAGTTCAATCACTACACGCTGCTCGATTCGATGCACATCAACGGCAAGGCCACGGCCGGCGAAAACATCGCCGACCTCGGCGGCATTGTCATCGGCCTCGATGCCTTTAAGAAGACCAAGGAATATAAGGAGGGTAAGAAAGTGGCCGGCCTCACGCCGGTGCAGCGCTATTTCCTGGGCTACGCCCTCGGCTGGCAAATGCACGTGCGCGACGAAGCCCTGGCTTCGCAGCTGCTCACCGACGTGCACTCGCCCGCCCAGTACCGCGTGAACGGTCCGATGGCCGACGTGCCCGCCTTTTACGATGCCTTCGGCGTGAAGCCTGGTCAGAAGCTGTACATTCCTGACTCGGCGCGGGTGAAAATCTGGTAG
- a CDS encoding restriction endonuclease, translated as MEPITQFSQLDLSKSYTYADYLTWKFDEFVELIKGRLMQPMAGPSRLHQVYALNMAANIRQFLKGKKCQVYIAPFDVRLTTGGVNGDQQITTVVQPDICVVCDLTKLDDRGCLGAPDWIIEIVSPGNTARDTKTKFDLYEESGVREYWMVYPGMKTITAYVLDNDQYKLAGEYIEPGLISVATVPGLALEWTEIFAED; from the coding sequence ATGGAACCCATCACGCAATTTTCGCAGCTTGACCTAAGCAAAAGCTATACTTACGCCGATTATCTGACCTGGAAATTTGACGAGTTCGTGGAGCTTATCAAAGGTCGTTTAATGCAGCCTATGGCAGGACCAAGCCGTTTGCATCAGGTGTACGCGCTCAATATGGCTGCCAATATCCGTCAGTTTTTGAAGGGTAAGAAGTGCCAAGTCTATATCGCGCCATTTGATGTGCGCCTGACTACGGGCGGTGTAAATGGCGACCAGCAGATTACCACCGTCGTGCAGCCTGATATCTGCGTGGTTTGCGACCTGACTAAGCTGGACGACCGGGGGTGCCTGGGCGCGCCCGATTGGATTATCGAAATCGTGTCGCCCGGCAATACGGCCCGCGATACCAAAACCAAGTTTGACCTCTACGAGGAAAGTGGCGTGCGCGAGTACTGGATGGTGTATCCGGGCATGAAAACTATAACGGCCTACGTGCTTGATAACGACCAGTATAAGCTGGCTGGGGAATATATCGAACCGGGGCTTATTTCGGTCGCCACCGTGCCCGGACTGGCCCTGGAATGGACCGAGATTTTTGCTGAAGACTAA
- a CDS encoding ribonuclease has protein sequence MELPDHPLTEARRYGYVEDGGVWLRPVLGQPARRIGQVKDTADDALRYFAQRYEAFRAKIDELLDRLQSADNQGSYLMKLLHLQEQTKQHDGLGDYERLHGRLQEAEQALNVSVARNREKNLATKASLIEQAVALADTVEWLTASETVKELRQAWLKTGPVDKALTEELETRFHGAVQEFFDRRKVFQSDRKALARRTVERYRDLVNQAEILKNSDQFEATSRQLKQLQTAWREVNGNLPKKQAAEMWTRFRAANNYFFERLKKHIETQRPAEAQPGATPGSPEESLLRKRELARRAEALIALPPNQGVTQAKNLQAEWKQSGAVRGPESDQLWQRFMLACDKVFEMSALDYYLRKRQAEGSPALSPAERAQQATVALRKFIESDRQELATLQENLGKLNSSAANDQFRQLLQGKIRTFERKIQTKTELIALFQLPADS, from the coding sequence ATGGAACTCCCCGACCACCCGCTCACGGAAGCCCGCCGGTATGGCTACGTGGAAGACGGGGGCGTGTGGCTACGCCCCGTGCTGGGCCAGCCGGCCCGTCGCATCGGCCAGGTTAAGGACACCGCCGACGACGCGCTGCGCTATTTCGCCCAACGCTACGAAGCCTTCCGGGCTAAAATCGACGAGCTGCTCGACCGGCTGCAATCGGCTGACAACCAGGGTTCTTACCTGATGAAGCTGCTGCACCTGCAGGAGCAAACCAAGCAGCACGACGGCCTCGGCGACTACGAGCGCCTGCACGGCCGCCTGCAGGAAGCTGAGCAGGCGCTCAACGTGTCGGTGGCCCGCAACCGCGAGAAAAACCTGGCCACCAAAGCCAGCCTCATCGAGCAGGCCGTCGCCCTGGCCGATACCGTGGAGTGGCTTACGGCCAGCGAAACCGTGAAGGAGCTGCGCCAGGCCTGGCTCAAGACTGGGCCCGTTGACAAGGCCCTGACCGAGGAGCTGGAAACGCGCTTTCACGGCGCGGTGCAGGAATTTTTTGACCGGCGCAAGGTTTTCCAGAGCGACCGCAAGGCCTTGGCGCGCCGCACCGTGGAGCGCTACCGCGACCTGGTGAACCAGGCCGAAATTCTGAAAAACTCCGACCAGTTCGAGGCTACTTCGCGCCAGCTCAAGCAGTTGCAAACCGCCTGGCGCGAGGTCAATGGCAACCTGCCCAAGAAGCAGGCGGCCGAGATGTGGACCAGGTTTCGGGCGGCCAACAATTACTTTTTTGAGCGCCTCAAAAAGCATATCGAAACGCAGCGCCCGGCCGAAGCGCAGCCCGGTGCCACCCCCGGCTCGCCCGAGGAAAGCCTGCTGCGCAAGCGCGAGCTGGCCCGCCGCGCCGAGGCCCTCATTGCCCTACCCCCCAACCAGGGCGTGACGCAGGCCAAAAACCTGCAGGCCGAGTGGAAGCAGAGCGGGGCCGTGCGCGGCCCCGAGTCGGACCAGCTGTGGCAGCGCTTTATGCTGGCCTGCGATAAGGTGTTCGAAATGAGCGCCCTGGACTACTACCTGCGCAAGCGGCAGGCCGAAGGCAGCCCGGCACTCTCGCCCGCCGAGCGGGCGCAGCAGGCCACGGTGGCCCTGCGCAAGTTTATCGAGAGCGACCGCCAGGAGCTGGCTACGCTCCAGGAAAACCTGGGTAAGCTCAACAGCTCGGCGGCCAACGACCAGTTTCGGCAGCTGCTGCAAGGAAAAATTCGCACCTTTGAGCGCAAAATTCAAACTAAAACGGAATTAATTGCGCTATTTCAGTTGCCGGCCGATAGCTAA
- a CDS encoding alcohol dehydrogenase, whose product MKAAVLIEFGKPLTIQELPDPQPGAGELVVDIVAAPVLAYAADVYGGQRQYPMLLPLAVGCGGIGRVRAVGPDATRLAPGDWVFCDPTVRARDQATAPDIMLQGLIAPSPAALKLQAHFRHGTFAEQQLLPLENATPLGNMDPADAGRWCALGTSLVPYGGLLAAELRAGETVLISGATGHFGSAAVAVALAMGAACVVAPGRNAAVLADLTRRFGPRVVTVQLSGDEAADTEAMRRAAPGPIDKVLDLLPPLPDATPVRAAALAVRPHGTVVLMGGVRVDLSLPYAHLMRHCITVRGHYMYPREAPARLAALVRAGLLSLADLEITDFPLAQANEAVAHAAAHGGPFRYTIIRP is encoded by the coding sequence ATGAAAGCGGCCGTCCTGATAGAATTTGGCAAACCCCTGACAATTCAAGAGTTACCCGACCCGCAGCCCGGCGCGGGCGAGCTGGTAGTGGATATAGTAGCCGCGCCGGTGCTCGCCTACGCCGCCGACGTGTACGGCGGCCAGCGGCAATACCCGATGCTGCTACCGCTGGCCGTGGGCTGTGGTGGCATCGGGCGGGTGCGGGCCGTGGGGCCGGACGCCACCCGCCTCGCGCCCGGCGACTGGGTATTCTGCGACCCCACCGTGCGCGCCCGCGACCAGGCCACCGCGCCCGACATTATGCTCCAGGGCCTGATTGCGCCCAGCCCCGCCGCCCTGAAGCTGCAAGCGCACTTCCGTCACGGCACCTTCGCCGAGCAGCAATTATTGCCGCTGGAAAACGCTACCCCGCTGGGAAATATGGACCCCGCCGACGCGGGCCGCTGGTGCGCCCTGGGCACCAGCCTCGTGCCCTACGGCGGCCTGCTGGCCGCCGAGTTGCGCGCCGGCGAAACGGTGCTCATCAGCGGCGCGACGGGCCACTTCGGCAGCGCGGCCGTGGCCGTGGCGCTGGCAATGGGCGCGGCCTGCGTGGTGGCCCCCGGCCGCAACGCGGCCGTGCTGGCCGACCTCACGCGCCGCTTCGGCCCCCGCGTGGTAACGGTGCAGCTTAGTGGCGACGAAGCCGCCGACACCGAAGCGATGCGCCGGGCCGCTCCCGGCCCTATTGATAAGGTGCTCGACCTCCTACCCCCCCTGCCCGACGCGACGCCGGTGCGGGCCGCCGCCCTGGCGGTGCGCCCCCACGGCACGGTGGTGCTCATGGGCGGCGTGCGCGTGGACCTGAGCCTGCCCTACGCCCACCTCATGCGCCACTGCATCACCGTGCGCGGCCACTACATGTATCCCCGCGAAGCCCCGGCCCGGCTGGCGGCGCTCGTCCGCGCCGGTCTGCTCTCGCTGGCTGATTTAGAGATAACCGACTTCCCGCTGGCCCAGGCCAACGAAGCGGTGGCGCACGCCGCCGCGCACGGCGGCCCGTTTCGCTACACCATTATCCGGCCTTAG
- a CDS encoding porin, whose translation MTPPASTLPAQTPAAASAPDAVHRDDDGWSLHFQQTLIQQWHQDLSPRYAGDHSLLARENAKLSFTSTLFIGRRLWKNAAVYFNPEVAGGSGLSGATGIGGAPNGETFRIGDPSPQLYLARLYVRQIWALNSETEDFPDDLNEVAGRRPTHYLALNVGKFSVADYFDQNSYAHDPRTQFFNWSLMSAGSWDYPANVRGYTVGAVLEYITPALALRAGVGAMPADANGPTLDYNYAKAQALTAELTKPFILNGHPGAVRLLGFRNQAAMGSYRLAVQEAGPDGPDVTAVRADRRTKYGFIINAEQELSKEVGAFGRFSYNDGHNETWAFTEIDRSLSLGLTSTGTRWHRPTDRLGAAVVANGLSAAHRAYLAAGGSGFILGDGQLAYGLEYIGEIYYSFDFPRYHAAISPDYQIVINPGYNTNRLPGPVHIVAVRLHVEF comes from the coding sequence GTGACGCCGCCCGCTTCCACGTTGCCCGCCCAAACACCCGCCGCTGCCTCGGCCCCCGATGCCGTGCACCGCGACGATGATGGCTGGAGCCTGCACTTCCAGCAGACGCTTATTCAGCAGTGGCACCAGGATTTGAGCCCGCGCTACGCGGGCGACCACAGCTTGCTGGCCCGCGAAAACGCCAAGCTCTCGTTCACCAGCACGCTCTTCATCGGGCGGCGGCTGTGGAAAAACGCGGCCGTGTATTTCAACCCCGAGGTGGCCGGCGGCAGCGGCCTGAGCGGGGCCACCGGCATCGGCGGCGCGCCCAACGGCGAAACCTTCCGCATCGGCGACCCCTCCCCGCAGCTTTATTTGGCCCGGCTCTACGTGCGCCAAATCTGGGCGCTGAATTCAGAAACGGAAGATTTTCCCGACGACCTCAACGAGGTGGCCGGCCGACGCCCGACCCACTACCTGGCCCTGAACGTGGGCAAGTTCAGCGTGGCCGACTACTTCGACCAAAATAGCTACGCGCACGACCCACGCACGCAGTTTTTCAACTGGAGCCTGATGAGCGCCGGCTCCTGGGACTACCCCGCCAACGTGCGCGGCTACACCGTGGGCGCGGTGCTGGAGTACATTACGCCCGCCCTGGCCCTGCGCGCCGGGGTAGGGGCCATGCCCGCTGATGCCAACGGCCCTACCCTCGACTACAACTACGCCAAGGCCCAGGCCCTGACCGCCGAGCTGACTAAGCCCTTCATCCTGAATGGCCACCCAGGGGCGGTGCGGCTACTGGGCTTCCGCAACCAGGCCGCGATGGGCAGCTACCGGCTGGCCGTGCAGGAAGCCGGCCCCGATGGTCCCGACGTGACGGCCGTGCGCGCCGACCGCCGCACCAAATACGGCTTCATCATCAATGCGGAACAAGAATTAAGCAAGGAAGTCGGCGCATTCGGCCGCTTCAGCTACAACGACGGCCACAACGAAACCTGGGCCTTCACCGAAATTGACCGCAGCCTGAGCCTGGGCCTCACCAGCACCGGCACGCGCTGGCACCGGCCCACCGACCGCCTCGGCGCGGCGGTCGTGGCGAATGGCCTCTCGGCGGCGCACCGCGCCTACCTGGCCGCCGGCGGCTCGGGCTTCATCCTCGGCGATGGCCAGCTCGCCTACGGCCTCGAATACATCGGCGAAATCTATTATAGTTTCGATTTTCCGCGCTACCACGCCGCCATCAGCCCCGACTATCAGATTGTGATTAACCCCGGCTACAACACCAACCGCCTGCCGGGGCCGGTGCATATCGTGGCCGTGCGCCTGCACGTGGAATTTTAA